In Helianthus annuus cultivar XRQ/B chromosome 9, HanXRQr2.0-SUNRISE, whole genome shotgun sequence, the following are encoded in one genomic region:
- the LOC110879903 gene encoding exocyst complex component EXO70B1-like, protein MAATVEGQDRVLATAQQIVKSLNINNQATEDMLLILSSFDNRLSNISDLTDHRFETAEQVILRHDSVGLGETSSEYLEAVDTIIKLTENLNIQSDCNGEVIDRAENALQLAMLKLEDEFYHVLIRNTVPLDVDRLYGSIRKGSVSFAANEIEIEDDFESSYREDDCGGSSYCYDRGLSFGGDVCVDLVYADAIKELKAIADRMIRSGYEKECCQVYCNVRRDVLDECLLILGVEKVSIEEVQRIEWKVLDEKMKKWIQAVKVVVKALLFGEKQLCEQVFSESELIKEVSFVETTKGCVMQVLNFGEAVAIGQRSSEKLFRILDMYDVVADVLPDFETLFVDESGELVCNEVKAVLSGLGEAAIGTFVEFENAVKGENSRRALQGGEIHPVTRYVMNYLKLLVDYSEILNILLPNSQDYDLNSKEVDDIDTGDTLSPVSCRLLSLITSLEANIEEKSRLYDDNALKYIFLMNNILYIVQKVKDSDLRNLLGDRWIRKHSGQIRQWHTSYLRSAWGKALLCLKDDGIGGGSSSASKLLLKERFKNFNACFEEIYRIQSLWRVPDDQLREELRISISEKVLPAYRAFVGRFGSQLDGGRHSGKYVKYTIDDLENYLSDLFEGKPAVLNNIKRKGT, encoded by the coding sequence ATGGCGGCAACCGTTGAAGGTCAAGACAGAGTGTTAGCAACCGCTCAACAGATCGTCAAAAGCCTCAACATCAACAACCAAGCAACGGAAGACATGCTCCTCATTCTCTCCAGTTTCGATAACCGCTTGTCTAACATCTCCGATCTAACCGATCACCGTTTCGAAACGGCCGAACAGGTAATCCTCCGGCATGATTCTGTAGGTCTAGGTGAAACTTCGTCTGAGTATTTAGAAGCTGTTGATACAATTATCAAATTGACTGAAAACCTAAATATTCAATCTGATTGTAACGGTGAGGTGATAGATCGAGCTGAAAACGCACTTCAGTTGGCTATGCTGAAGCTAGAAGAtgagttttatcatgttttgattcgTAATACTGTTCCGTTAGATGTAGATCGGCTGTACGGATCGATCCGTAAGGGTTCGGTTTCATTTGCGGCTAATGAGATTGAAATTGAGGATGATTTTGAGAGTAGTTATCGAGAAGATGATTGTGGAGGTAGTAGTTATTGTTATGATAGAGGTTTAAGCTTTGGAGGTGATGTTTGTGTTGATTTGGTTTATGCGGATGCGATTAAGGAGCTGAAAGCGATTGCGGATCGGATGATTAGGTCTGGTTATGAGAAAGAGTGTTGTCAGGTGTATTGTAATGTTCGGCGAGATGTGTTGGACGAGTGTTTGTTGATTCTCGGTGTTGAAAAGGTTAGTATTGAGGAAGTACAGAGGATTGAGTGGAAGGTTTTGGAtgagaagatgaagaaatggaTTCAAGCGGTTAAAGTTGTGGTTAAAGCTCTTCTGTTTGGGGAAAAACAGTTATGTGAGCAAGTATTCAGTGAATCGGAATTGATAAAAGAAGTCAGTTTTGTGGAGACTACAAAAGGGTGTGTGATGCAGGTTTTGAATTTCGGTGAAGCGGTCGCCATTGGGCAAAGATCTTCGGAGAAACTGTTTCGAATTCTGGACATGTATGATGTTGTTGCAGATGTTTTACCTGATTTTGAAACGCTTTTCGTTGATGAATCTGGTGAGTTAGTTTGCAATGAAGTGAAAGCGGTTTTAAGTGGATTAGGTGAGGCAGCTATTGGGACGTTTGTGGAGTTTGAGAATGCTGTGAAGGGTGAGAATTCAAGAAGAGCTTTACAGGGTGGTGAGATTCATCCGGTAACTCGTTATGTCATGAATTATCTCAAGTTATTGGTTGATTATAGTGAAATTTTAAACATTCTGTTGCCCAACAGTCAAGATTATGATTTGAATTCTAAAGAAGTTGACGATATTGACACTGGTGATACTTTATCTCCTGTTTCATGTCGATTATTGTCGCTAATCACTTCTTTAGAAGCAAATATTGAAGAGAAATCAAGATTGTATGATGATAACGCCCTGAAATACATATTCTTGATGAACAACATACTTTACATTGTTCAAAAGGTAAAAGACTCTGATCTTAGAAACCTTTTGGGTGATCGATGGATCCGCAAACATAGCGGTCAGATTCGTCAATGGCACACGAGTTATCTCAGATCAGCATGGGGGAAAGCCTTGTTGTGTCTGAAGGATGATGGGATTGGCGGGGGGTCGAGCAGTGCATCTAAATTACTTCTTAAAGAAAGATTTAAAAACTTCAATGCATGTTTTGAAGAAATTTATAGGATACAGTCGCTTTGGAGAGTCCCGGATGATCAACTTCGAGAAGAACTTCGAATATCAATATCCGAAAAAGTACTCCCCGCTTACCGTGCTTTTGTAGGGAGGTTTGGAAGTCAACTCGATGGTGGAAGACATTCCGGGAAATACGTCAAATATACCATTGATGATTTAGAAAATTATTTGTCGGATTTATTCGAAGGAAAGCCTGCAGTTTTAAACAACATAAAGAGAAAAGGTACATAG
- the LOC110879902 gene encoding uncharacterized protein LOC110879902 — MVMDASASATPSRNQKGASKFLSNLPSKGLFSSPVVSSNLGGMRVYVTDHDTSPPDNQLIKTDQMNILIRSLLLKQQQKTESSAKGVGTKEGSRKRVSERAVDGRTSTKRAASQQEGPKSRLPENLNALTVERLRVLLRERGLSQRGRKDEIIARLKSALG, encoded by the exons ATGGTCATGGATGCTTCTGCTTCTGCAACTCCATCCAGGAACCAAAAGGGAGCTTCCAAGTTCCTCTCTAATCTTCCCTCCAAAGGCCTTTTCTCCTCCCCTGTTGTTTCCTCCAATCTC GGTGGAATGCGTGTCTATGTTACTGATCATGATACATCACCCCCAG ATAACCAGCTAATAAAAACGGATCAAATGAACATACTTATAAGATCTCTTCTGCTTAAGCAGCAACAGAAAACTGAATCAAGCGCAAAAGGTGTGGGCACAAAAGAAGGCTCAAGAAAGCG GGTTTCCGAAAGAGCTGTGGATGGTCGGACCTCTACAAAACGGGCAGCATCCCAACAAG AGGGACCGAAATCACGGCTACCTGAAAATCTCAACGCTTTGACTGTAGAGAGACTCCGAGTGCTATTAAGAGAGAGAGGCCTTTCCCAAAGAGGAAGGAAG GATGAGATAATTGCACGTTTGAAATCTGCACTTGGTTGA
- the LOC110879900 gene encoding elongation factor 1-delta 1 produces the protein MAPTFYVGSEAGLKKLDEYLLTRSYISGYQASKDDLTVHAAFTKAPSAQYVNVSRWFNHIEALLRISGVSAEGSGVIVEGSASFTEEADAAPVADAKAAADEDDDSDVDLFGEETEEEKKAAEDRAAAMKASGKKKESGKSSVLMDVKPWDDETDMKKLEEAVRSVELEGLLWGASKLVPVGYGIKKLQIMLTIVDDLVSVDTLIEERLTEEPINEYVQSCDIVAFNKI, from the exons ATGGCGCCCACTTTTTATGTTGGTTCAGAAGCCGGTCTCAAGAAGCTCGATGAGTACCTTCTAACTCGTAGTTACATCTCCGG GTACCAAGCTTCAAAGGATGACCTCACTGTTCATGCTGCTTTCACTAAGGCTCCATCAGCCCAATATGTGAATGTATCCCGTTGGTTTAACCATATCGAGGCACTTCTGAGAATCTC TGGTGTCTCCGCTGAAGGAAGTGGTGTTATCGTAGAGGGATCTGCTTCTTTCACAGAAGAGGCTGATGCAGCTCCTGTTGCTGACGCAAAG GCTGCtgctgatgaagatgatgacagtGATGTGGATCTTTTTGGTGAAGAGACCGAAGAGGAGAAGAAGGCTGCTGAAGATCGTGCAGCTGCAATGAAGGCATCTGGAAAGAAGAAAGAAT CTGGCAAGTCTTCGGTGTTGATGGATGTAAAGCCTTGGGACGATGAGACCGACATGAAGAAGCTTGAGGAGGCCGTTAGAAGTGTAGAGTTGGAGGGATTGTTGTGGGGTGCAt CAAAGTTGGTCCCAGTTGGATATGGTATCAAGAAGCTCCAGATCATGTTGACCATTGTTGATGATTTGGTGTCTGTTGACACTCTCATTGAGGAAAGGCTTACCGAGGAACCGATTAACGAGTATGTCCAGAGCTGTGATATTGTGGCCTTCAACAAGATTT AG
- the LOC110879901 gene encoding 60S ribosomal protein L17-2, translating into MVKYSKEPENPTKSCKARGSDLRCHFKNTRETAHAIRKLPLIKAKRYLEDVLAHKQAIPFTRFCRGVGRTAQAKNRHSNGQGRWPAKSAKFILDLLKNAESNAEVKGLDVDALHISHIQVNQAQKQRRRTYRAHGRINPYMSSPCHIELTLSEKEEPVKKEPETQLAPRTKKNQA; encoded by the exons ATG GTGAAATACTCAAAGGAACCAGAAAACCCCACCAAAT CTTGCAAAGCTAGGGGATCAGATCTCAGGTGTCACTTTAAG aaCACCCGAGAAACTGCCCATGCTATCCGTAAGTTGCCTTTGATCAAGGCTAAGAGATACTTGGAAGATGTCTTGGCTCACAAGCAAGCTATTCCATTCACCCGGTTTTGCCGTGGTGTTGGCCGTACCGCACAAGCCAAAAACCGTCACTCCAATGGACAAGGACGTTGGCCCGCTAAGTCTGCAAAGTTCATCCTTGATCTGCTGAAAAATGCCGAGAGTAACGCTGAG GTCAAAGGGTTGGATGTGGATGCTCTTCACATTTCTCACATTCAGGTGAACCAAGCACAGAAACAAAGACGTCGCACATACCGTGCTCACGGAAGAATTAACC CTTACATGTCTTCGCCTTGTCACATTGAACTCACTTTGTCTGAGAAAGAAGAACCAGTTAAAAAGGAG CCTGAGACACAGTTGGCTCCTAGAACCAAGAAGAACCAAGCTTAA
- the LOC110879904 gene encoding SNF1-related protein kinase regulatory subunit gamma-1, producing the protein MVVEDGSPKSPEAKLGLEVEDLWDIQEPQLSPTEKLNACFESIPVSEFPQASSSQVIEIKSDASLGEAVQLLSQNKILSAPVVDVDAPEDASWLDRYLGIVEFAGIVVWILHQSEKKAGLEGIDAAEVFAKALQESTGPAVAAAASGMSSPRYRSSQPGSPKTDGNFFESLTSSDFYKNTKVKDISGSFRWAPFLALQPSNSFLTMLLLLSKYRMKSIPVVDLGDRKIDNIITQAAVIHMLEECADLQWFKSWGSKKLHELGLPYMKNNRIIKVDEDEPVLQAFRIMQEKGVGGVPVVASGGNKAVGNISIRDIQFLLIAPEIYKDYRSITAKNFLTAVKNYLEENKKESPLMSSMITCKKDDTLKDVIMKLDSMKIHRIYVVDGEGNLEGLITLRDIISKIVHEPRGYFGDFFDGILPIPQTSRV; encoded by the exons ATGGTGGTTGAAGACGGAAGCCCGAAGAGCCCAGAGGCGAAGTTAGGACTCGAAGTCGAGGACCTATGGGACATACAGGAGCCACAGTTGTCTCCAACCGAGAAGCTTAATGCTTGTTTCGAAAGCATTCCTGTTTCCGAGTTCCCACAAGCCTCGTCTTCGCAAG TAATTGAGATCAAATCAGACGCTAGTTTGGGCGAAGCTGTTCAGTTGCTATCCCAAAACAAAATTCTTAGTGCACCCGTTGTGGACGTTGATGCGCCAGAAGATGCAAGTTGGCTCGACAGATATCTTGGGATAGTAGAGTTTGCAGGCATTGTGGTCTGGATTCTGCATCAG TCGGAAAAGAAAGCAGGGTTAGAGGGGATAGATGCTGCAGAAGTATTTGCTAAAGCATTACAAGAGTCCACAGGACCTGCTGTTGCGGCAGCCGCAAGTGGGATGTCGTCGCCAAGATATAGAAGTTCACAACCTGGATCTCCGAAAACAGACGGAAACTTTTTTGAATCCTTGACTTCTTCAGATTTTTATAAGAATACAAAG GTTAAAGATATCTCCGGATCGTTTCGATGGGCTCCATTTCTGGCACTGCAACCATCTAACTCCTTTCTCACCATGCTTTTACTGCTATCTAAGTACAGAATGAAGAGTATTCCGGTAGTTGATTTAGGGGACAGAAAGATAGATAATATTATCACTCAAGCTGCAGTGATTCATATGTTGGAGGAATGTGCTGATCTCCAGTGGTTTAAAAGCTGGGGATCTAAGAAATTACATGAACTTGGCCTTCCTTATATGAAAAATAATCGGATTATTAAG gTGGATGAGGATGAACCGGTTCTGCAGGCGTTTAGAATCATGCAGGAGAAGGGTGTCGGTGGGGTGCCAGTCGTTGCGAGTGGTGGAAACAAGGCGGTTGGCAATATAAGCATCAGGGATATTCAGTTTCTCTTGATCGCCCCCGAGATTTACAAAGATTACAG ATCTATCACAGCAAAGAACTTTCTAACAGCAGTTAAAAACTATTTGGAGGAGAATAAAAAGGAATCCCCTTTGATGAGTAGTATGATTACTTGCAAAAAGGATGATACACTTAAAGATGTAATCATGAAACTTGATTCCATGAAGATTCATCGTATATATGTAGTCGACGGAGAAGGGAACCTTGAAGGGTTAATAACACTCAGAGATATAATTTCAAAGATAGTACATGAACCTAGAGGATATTTTGGTGATTTCTTTGATGGTATTTTACCCATACCTCAAACCTCTAGGGTTTAG